From the Methanobacterium sp. genome, the window CACATGGTTACACAGACAAGTTACCGGTTATTGCATACGCTTGAAAATCTGGGACCTGCCCCCGAACCCAACTTAACCATCCTGTGGTCACCTGATCTACCTGAAAACTTCAAACGATATGCTGCTGATCTATCTATCAGGACCAGTTCGATCCAGTACGAGAGTGATGGACTTATGAAACCTCTCTTTGGAGATGATTACTGTATATCTTGCTGTGTCTCTGCAATGAAAACCGGAAAGGAAATGCAGTTTTTCGGTGCTAGGTGCAACTTCGCAAAATTATTACTTCTCAGTATCAATGGTGGAAGGGACGAGATGAGTGGTGAACAACTGGGCCCTAAGAAAGAACCATTGAAAGGGCCTGTTCTGGAGTATGACGAGGTGAGAGAACGGTTATCGTTCTATATAGAGTGGCTGGCCGAATGTTATGTCAATACGATGAATATCATCCACTATATGCACGATAAATACAATTACGAACGGTTGCAGATGGCACTGCACGATAGTGAGCTGATACGGGATATGGCATTTGGGCTGGCAGGTTTGTCCATAGTTGCTGATTCTCTCTCGGCAATTCGTTATGCCAGGGTAACACCTAAGACCAATGAAAGTGGACTGGTTGTTGAGTATGAAGTGGAGGGTGACTTCCCTAAATATGGAAACGATGATGACCGTGTCGATGGGATCGCTGTTGAATTAGTAAAAGAATTTATTGAAAATCTCAGAAAACACCCTACTTACAGAGGAGCGAGACACACTCTCTCAATTCTTACCATTACCAGCAATATTGTCTATGGTAAGCACACGGGAAGCACTCCGGACGGTAGAAAAGCAGGCGAGCCATTCGCACCAGGTGCTAATCCAATGCACGGCCGTGATTCCCATGGAATCATTGCTTCCTTGAATTCCGTAGCAAAACTGCCATATGAATATTGCATGGATGGGATCTCCAATACTTTCACGATAATTCCTACCACGTTAGGTAGGGACTCTGAAAATAAAATAGACATTCTTGTAGGGCTTCTGGACGGGTATTTCTACCACCAGGCACATCACATCAATGTGAATGTGCTCCAAAAAGGTATTTTAGAGGATGCTATGGCACATCCAGAGAAATACCCTCAATTGACCATTCGTGTATCTGGGTACGCTGTGAACTTTGCCAGACTCACTAAAGAACAACAGCGTGAGGTAATCGCGAGGACATTCCATGAAAGTGTCTGAACCTGTTTCCAAGAGTATAAAAGGCAGAGTACATTCTTTCGAAAGCTTCAGTGCTCTGGACGGGCCAGGGATAAGGTATGTCATCTTCTTCTCTGGCTGTCCAATGCGTTGTGTATTCTGTCATAATGTAGATATGATAGAGTCTCTACCAGGTACCTATAATGAGTACTCGGTTGCAGAAGTGATGAAGAGAATTGAACGAGCCAGGCCATTTTTTACATGCTCACGCTCTGGAGGCGGAATCACGCTATCTGGAGGTGAGCCTTTTTTCCAGTTCGAGTTTATGTTAAACCTATTAAAGGAATGCAAAAGACTGAAGATTCATACAGTGGTTGACACTAACCTCTACACATCACCCAGGGAGATAGAAACAGTGAGCAAAT encodes:
- the pflB gene encoding formate C-acetyltransferase; amino-acid sequence: MTHTWKFVEGNWEKEIDVRDFVIRNYRPYDGDTSFLTSGPAKDTEKVWSRAKNLIHKEMQKGGVLDVDADTPSSIISFGPGYIDKEHEKIVGLQTDAPLKRSIKPQGGIRMVEQATQMYGYKLNPEVKKIFTAYRKTHNDAVFQVYTPLIRKLRSHGLITGLPDAYGRGRIIGDYRRVALYGVDRLIEDKEEFLSKMPFTMIEENIRLREEIADQILALKDLKVMADSYGYDISKPAQNAQEAIQWTYFGYLGAIKEQDGAAMSLPGVDAFFDIFLERDIAAGLLDEEGAQALIDDFVIKLRMIRHLRTEEYNQLFAGDPVWATTVLAGMSDDGRHMVTQTSYRLLHTLENLGPAPEPNLTILWSPDLPENFKRYAADLSIRTSSIQYESDGLMKPLFGDDYCISCCVSAMKTGKEMQFFGARCNFAKLLLLSINGGRDEMSGEQLGPKKEPLKGPVLEYDEVRERLSFYIEWLAECYVNTMNIIHYMHDKYNYERLQMALHDSELIRDMAFGLAGLSIVADSLSAIRYARVTPKTNESGLVVEYEVEGDFPKYGNDDDRVDGIAVELVKEFIENLRKHPTYRGARHTLSILTITSNIVYGKHTGSTPDGRKAGEPFAPGANPMHGRDSHGIIASLNSVAKLPYEYCMDGISNTFTIIPTTLGRDSENKIDILVGLLDGYFYHQAHHINVNVLQKGILEDAMAHPEKYPQLTIRVSGYAVNFARLTKEQQREVIARTFHESV
- the pflA gene encoding pyruvate formate-lyase-activating protein: MKVSEPVSKSIKGRVHSFESFSALDGPGIRYVIFFSGCPMRCVFCHNVDMIESLPGTYNEYSVAEVMKRIERARPFFTCSRSGGGITLSGGEPFFQFEFMLNLLKECKRLKIHTVVDTNLYTSPREIETVSKWVDLFLVGLKHIDNQKHIELTGKDNTDILKNISVLDSIKKRFWLRYVVIPGITDDKKDIQQLATFLSDFNHLELVELLPYHCLGLRKWEALGKSYALPDVKPPTAEEMLRVKKVFQAFDLPVDVGDVEVLGI